In a single window of the Planctomycetia bacterium genome:
- a CDS encoding cyclodeaminase/cyclohydrolase family protein produces MTQLDQTVKGFLQSLSSKAATPGGGSASALVGAVGAALCGMIGRLNDKKDGAPGPLHDTLGEADRLLARLGELIDEDVLAFEALAASWKLSDDSPENAAAKESAAIAATQSPLEIMEQAVAVMRLAVSGLEKSKKNCLSDAGVAGLMAHAALEGARLNVAINLPGIKDAVARYSLRTRSGALRDEAAALRKRIDALIDASYG; encoded by the coding sequence GTGACTCAGCTTGACCAGACCGTTAAAGGATTTCTTCAATCCCTCAGTTCCAAAGCCGCCACGCCCGGAGGAGGGAGTGCCAGCGCCTTGGTCGGGGCGGTCGGTGCGGCGCTCTGTGGGATGATAGGGCGCCTCAACGACAAGAAGGACGGCGCGCCGGGTCCTCTTCATGATACGCTCGGCGAGGCGGACCGGTTGCTCGCACGCCTGGGCGAATTGATCGACGAAGACGTCTTGGCATTTGAAGCACTGGCCGCCTCGTGGAAATTGTCGGACGACAGCCCCGAGAACGCAGCCGCAAAGGAATCGGCGGCGATCGCGGCGACACAATCTCCGTTGGAGATCATGGAACAGGCCGTGGCCGTCATGCGCCTGGCCGTAAGCGGGCTGGAGAAGTCCAAGAAGAATTGTCTGTCGGACGCCGGCGTCGCGGGGTTGATGGCACATGCGGCGCTGGAGGGCGCGCGGCTCAACGTGGCGATCAACCTGCCGGGGATCAAGGATGCGGTGGCAAGGTATTCACTGCGAACACGATCGGGCGCGCTTCGAGATGAAGCGGCCGCCTTACGCAAGCGGATCGACGCGCTGATTGACGCCAGCTATGGATGA
- a CDS encoding DUF1571 domain-containing protein, with product MPRDPKQFTQRRIQLVVGAALAGILYLQFSLTEENEVVVGPRSPIVMAATITQDPFETLIRTRPLEALIRSRQEHAKQVPDYKCTMVKQELLPSGMSEEQEIDVLFRQEPYSVVLTWRRNPGLAERVVYVKDRWIDEDADSPEERDLAVCQPGPIARLLVKSLKQPIHGKLARKTSRRFIDEFGFTRALDLLIKYCEIAHESGDLKLVYCGETRFDGRPVWVVRRTLPYTGPDGLYPDRTAEVFIDKEYRVPVAVYCYSDDAKETHNLLGKYEYRNIRMRAGLSESDFDPKTYGM from the coding sequence ATGCCCAGAGATCCCAAGCAGTTTACGCAGCGTCGAATTCAGTTGGTTGTCGGTGCTGCATTGGCAGGCATCCTGTACCTGCAATTCTCGCTGACCGAGGAGAATGAGGTCGTGGTTGGTCCGCGCTCTCCCATTGTCATGGCGGCGACGATCACCCAGGATCCATTTGAGACGCTGATTCGCACCCGGCCGCTGGAAGCGCTGATCCGTTCCCGGCAGGAACACGCGAAGCAGGTACCGGATTACAAGTGCACGATGGTTAAGCAGGAGCTGCTCCCTTCCGGCATGAGCGAAGAACAGGAGATTGACGTCCTTTTCCGTCAGGAGCCTTACAGCGTCGTTCTGACATGGCGCCGCAATCCCGGCCTTGCCGAGCGGGTGGTTTATGTGAAGGACCGGTGGATCGACGAGGACGCCGACAGCCCCGAGGAACGCGACCTGGCTGTGTGCCAGCCCGGCCCCATCGCCCGATTGCTGGTCAAAAGTCTCAAGCAACCGATTCACGGCAAGCTGGCCAGAAAGACTTCCCGGCGCTTCATTGATGAGTTCGGCTTTACGCGAGCGCTGGACCTGCTCATCAAGTATTGCGAGATCGCCCACGAGAGCGGCGATTTGAAGCTCGTCTATTGCGGCGAGACGCGGTTTGATGGACGGCCCGTCTGGGTTGTTCGTCGCACGCTTCCCTACACGGGTCCCGATGGCCTTTATCCCGACCGAACGGCGGAAGTTTTTATCGATAAGGAATACCGCGTTCCGGTCGCCGTTTACTGCTACTCGGATGACGCCAAGGAAACCCACAACTTGCTTGGCAAGTACGAGTATCGAAACATTCGGATGCGTGCCGGGCTCTCCGAATCCGATTTCGATCCCAAGACCTACGGTATGTAG
- a CDS encoding helix-turn-helix transcriptional regulator produces the protein MAQSLKTRTIFRSATTYVGDVRCRPTDGGCSCEEVSHVDDFAFVRRGMFIKHVGKRGCTANPNHVVFFNRDEPYRVSHPIRGGDDCSVFSIRRDVLASIVAEFDPSAPDRRSLLFRSADAGCDAALHMRHLRLLSEIERGNLTDIAVEEQVLLLAREVMRQSSSRSSQRCRAVRTETRRSRADCVEEAKRVISADFRTPLSLDELSRRVHASPYHLCRIFRDVTGRSIHAYRNDLRLRFALDRLAEGEQDLTRLALELGFADHGHFSTAFRRTFAISPSQFRLIASRKAVREMSRNLQVS, from the coding sequence ATGGCACAAAGCCTGAAAACCCGAACGATCTTTCGGAGCGCGACGACCTATGTCGGTGACGTGCGGTGCCGTCCGACCGACGGCGGATGCAGCTGCGAGGAAGTGTCGCACGTGGACGACTTCGCCTTTGTGCGGCGCGGTATGTTCATCAAACATGTAGGTAAGCGGGGATGCACCGCGAATCCCAATCACGTCGTTTTTTTCAACCGTGATGAGCCGTATCGCGTGAGCCACCCGATCAGGGGCGGCGATGATTGCAGCGTTTTTTCGATTCGGCGGGACGTCCTGGCCTCGATCGTCGCCGAATTCGATCCGTCGGCGCCGGATCGTCGGTCATTGCTGTTTAGGTCGGCAGATGCCGGCTGCGATGCCGCGCTGCATATGCGCCACCTGAGGCTGCTGAGCGAGATCGAGCGAGGTAATCTGACGGATATCGCGGTCGAAGAGCAGGTACTCCTATTGGCGCGCGAAGTGATGCGACAGTCGTCGAGCCGCTCATCGCAGCGATGCCGAGCCGTGCGAACTGAAACCCGCCGATCGCGCGCCGATTGCGTTGAGGAGGCTAAGCGCGTCATTTCCGCCGATTTCCGAACGCCGCTGTCTCTGGACGAGCTATCGCGCCGGGTTCACGCATCGCCCTATCACCTGTGTCGCATCTTCCGCGACGTCACTGGGCGGTCGATCCACGCCTACCGCAACGATCTTCGACTGCGATTCGCCCTGGACCGTCTGGCCGAGGGTGAGCAAGACCTGACAAGGCTGGCGCTGGAACTGGGCTTCGCCGACCACGGACATTTTTCGACTGCATTTCGCAGGACATTCGCCATTTCGCCCTCTCAATTTCGACTGATCGCCTCGCGGAAGGCGGTGCGCGAAATGAGCAGGAATCTACAAGTCTCCTGA
- a CDS encoding 16S rRNA (uracil(1498)-N(3))-methyltransferase has protein sequence MATRRFHVTDVTPGRIRVQGAQAAHGLKALRLGIGDEVVVFDGNGAEATGRITEIDREAFEIEVTCRGAPTDQQRLCLTIATAIPKGERADWMIEKCAELGVRRLIPLACQRSQVRPGAAKLERWRRKAVEAAKQSRQSTVMEIGQECPIGEFAAQLSSSSLLLFGDGGAVQSMIDVLSNRAAEDDCITCIGPEGGFDDDERELLRSQGSIPVRLGGTVLRVETAAVAAAAIWASWAR, from the coding sequence ATGGCCACGCGCAGATTCCATGTGACAGACGTGACGCCGGGGCGAATCAGGGTACAAGGGGCCCAGGCTGCGCACGGGCTGAAAGCATTGCGGTTGGGAATCGGCGATGAAGTCGTCGTTTTTGACGGCAACGGGGCCGAGGCCACGGGCAGGATCACTGAGATCGACCGGGAGGCCTTTGAAATTGAGGTGACATGCCGAGGTGCCCCTACGGACCAGCAACGGCTTTGCCTGACCATCGCGACCGCGATCCCCAAGGGCGAACGGGCCGATTGGATGATCGAAAAGTGCGCGGAACTCGGCGTCAGGCGGCTCATTCCCCTCGCATGCCAGCGAAGCCAGGTTCGCCCGGGGGCCGCGAAGCTGGAACGCTGGCGGCGCAAGGCGGTGGAGGCGGCAAAGCAATCGCGACAATCCACGGTGATGGAGATCGGACAGGAATGTCCGATTGGGGAGTTCGCGGCTCAACTGTCGAGTTCGTCGCTCCTACTTTTCGGAGACGGCGGCGCGGTACAATCCATGATTGATGTGCTGTCGAACCGTGCTGCGGAGGATGACTGTATCACCTGCATCGGGCCAGAGGGCGGGTTTGACGACGATGAACGGGAGTTGCTACGGTCGCAGGGAAGCATTCCGGTCCGCCTCGGCGGGACAGTCCTGCGAGTAGAGACGGCGGCGGTGGCGGCGGCGGCGATCTGGGCGAGTTGGGCGCGTTGA
- a CDS encoding nuclear transport factor 2 family protein: MTKQCDATDEKEIVAHIHGLFQAYIKKDRETIRHGHTADWRGFQTRSTRIVRGIEEYMQAADRILETMEGIRYELHDVEVHIYGDVAVVYYVASYWVRGKDGNEQLVPLRSVDIYRRESGGWNQCGSNISFVPPPVES; the protein is encoded by the coding sequence ATGACAAAGCAGTGCGATGCCACGGACGAGAAGGAAATCGTTGCCCACATTCACGGGCTTTTTCAGGCATACATCAAGAAGGATCGCGAGACCATTCGACACGGGCACACCGCCGACTGGCGCGGATTTCAGACTCGCAGCACAAGAATCGTGCGGGGAATCGAAGAGTACATGCAGGCCGCCGACCGCATACTCGAAACGATGGAAGGCATTCGCTACGAATTGCACGACGTGGAAGTGCATATCTATGGCGACGTCGCGGTGGTCTATTACGTGGCGAGTTACTGGGTCCGCGGCAAGGACGGCAACGAACAACTCGTCCCCCTGCGCTCGGTGGACATCTATCGCCGCGAATCCGGGGGATGGAACCAGTGCGGCTCGAACATCAGCTTTGTTCCGCCTCCGGTCGAATCCTGA
- the nadD gene encoding nicotinate (nicotinamide) nucleotide adenylyltransferase: MDSRPTSTSVGLFGGSFDPIHFGHLISARSIAEQLGLERIVLIPSARPPHKLGGVKTAPEHRLAMAKLAVDGDSLFDVSDIELHREGPSYTFDTVGQFRQLLGDNVKLCWLIGGDTLPELPTWYRVRELVQFVRIVTATRPSWSPPAASVLEPAVGPDAAAALLKDCILTPRIDISATDIRARVRDGRSTRYLLPEPVRSYIERNELYRP; this comes from the coding sequence ATGGATTCTCGTCCGACATCAACTTCGGTCGGCCTCTTTGGCGGGAGCTTCGATCCCATTCACTTCGGCCACCTCATCTCCGCGCGAAGCATTGCCGAGCAGCTTGGATTGGAGCGGATCGTGCTGATTCCGTCGGCACGGCCGCCGCACAAACTGGGCGGGGTTAAGACGGCGCCGGAGCACCGGCTGGCAATGGCAAAGCTGGCCGTGGACGGCGATTCGCTATTTGACGTATCCGACATTGAGCTTCACCGCGAGGGTCCGAGCTATACATTCGACACGGTCGGGCAATTTCGACAATTACTTGGCGATAATGTGAAACTCTGTTGGCTGATCGGCGGCGATACGCTTCCGGAACTGCCGACGTGGTATCGGGTGCGTGAGTTGGTTCAGTTCGTGCGGATCGTGACCGCCACCCGGCCGTCGTGGAGCCCGCCGGCGGCTTCCGTTCTGGAGCCGGCAGTTGGTCCAGACGCTGCCGCGGCGCTTTTGAAGGACTGCATTCTGACACCGAGGATAGATATCAGCGCCACAGACATCCGCGCCCGAGTCCGAGATGGGCGCAGCACACGATACCTGCTTCCTGAGCCCGTGAGGTCCTATATTGAGCGCAACGAGCTATACCGGCCGTAA